One window of Nocardia sp. NBC_00508 genomic DNA carries:
- a CDS encoding GNAT family N-acetyltransferase: MTGLPDGLEFEHCTAAEARSRRQIVEDIYHRSYVDAIASGDPFDSPSAFMRRFDSYTEPRNSGFAYVLARVDGKPAGQIWGWPLPPNARWWTGLHLDSGDLEEFTTEDGTRTFGLSEIMVSAEYASQGIAHALHDELLSSRTEQRATLLVETDNDRAYERYRRWGWNKVGWRRPSWPDAPHFDVLIRELR, from the coding sequence ATGACCGGCTTGCCGGATGGCCTGGAATTCGAGCACTGCACCGCTGCCGAAGCACGTTCTCGACGCCAAATTGTCGAGGATATCTACCACCGTTCATATGTCGATGCCATCGCCTCCGGAGACCCGTTCGACTCGCCCTCGGCATTCATGCGCCGATTCGATTCCTACACCGAGCCCCGTAACAGCGGATTCGCGTATGTGCTTGCGCGAGTGGACGGTAAGCCCGCAGGCCAGATCTGGGGCTGGCCGCTACCCCCGAACGCGCGATGGTGGACAGGATTGCATCTCGACAGCGGCGACCTCGAGGAGTTCACTACCGAAGACGGCACACGCACGTTCGGGCTCAGCGAGATCATGGTGTCCGCCGAGTATGCCAGCCAGGGCATCGCACACGCTCTGCATGACGAATTGCTCAGCTCCAGAACCGAGCAGCGTGCGACACTCCTCGTCGAAACGGACAACGACCGCGCCTACGAGCGTTATCGGCGATGGGGCTGGAATAAGGTCGGATGGCGCCGCCCATCCTGGCCGGACGCCCCACATTTCGATGTGCTGATCCGCGAGTTGCGCTGA
- a CDS encoding helix-turn-helix domain-containing protein, whose amino-acid sequence MFDADRELSASEAAPDLVAYDQVTEDEVMAQQPRELAAMESARQFFGAELRHWRLLRGMSHNQLGAISHDSGSLIGKVEKAQRRPGRDFAQRMDEALETGGVLERMWVDINSSAVQEDSIRPLVPDEPNTPWVGCEVFDPVREWLEETVPVFATGSSHRRVGTADIAVMWSMCDVFANADHHLGGGYARATLARFLDDVVGPALHSSYDSRTASELYAVAARLCDLSGFMCFDSAQQGRGQRYFRQALRLAKASGNAALAAHILTDMSMQAHYLSRPKEALWFGAAAVRAADQSGSPSTAARCEALLARAYALRGDASASAEAMVEAERRLHRARPGDEPDWIRFFTERQLSAEFMYVAHDGQRPRDVQRHAPMVLADAVGMERRHVLAAATLAASYVPDPAAAAPDRTIEVEQACQVLRDAMKAARGLTSARGIEAINIVRRRLAPYADMAVVQQVENEFQSTVALVG is encoded by the coding sequence ATGTTTGATGCGGACAGAGAACTGTCCGCATCCGAGGCTGCACCGGACTTGGTCGCATACGACCAGGTCACAGAGGATGAAGTGATGGCCCAACAACCGCGTGAGCTGGCCGCAATGGAGTCGGCACGGCAGTTCTTCGGTGCCGAGCTGCGGCATTGGCGACTGTTGCGGGGAATGTCGCATAACCAACTCGGCGCGATAAGTCATGACAGTGGTTCACTCATCGGCAAGGTAGAGAAGGCACAAAGGCGTCCGGGTAGGGACTTCGCGCAGCGAATGGACGAAGCGCTGGAGACTGGTGGCGTTCTCGAACGCATGTGGGTCGATATCAATTCCTCCGCAGTGCAGGAGGATTCGATTCGACCCCTGGTCCCGGACGAGCCCAATACGCCATGGGTCGGCTGCGAGGTGTTCGATCCGGTGCGGGAATGGTTGGAGGAGACTGTTCCGGTCTTTGCGACCGGTTCGAGCCATCGGCGGGTTGGAACTGCCGATATCGCGGTCATGTGGTCGATGTGCGACGTATTCGCCAACGCCGACCATCACCTCGGCGGCGGCTATGCGCGAGCGACACTGGCTCGGTTCCTGGATGACGTCGTAGGTCCAGCCCTGCACAGTTCATACGACAGTCGCACCGCATCCGAGCTGTATGCGGTCGCGGCGCGTCTGTGCGATCTCAGCGGCTTCATGTGCTTCGACTCTGCTCAGCAAGGACGCGGGCAGAGGTACTTTCGGCAAGCTCTTCGGCTTGCGAAAGCAAGCGGTAACGCAGCGTTAGCAGCACATATCCTCACGGACATGTCGATGCAGGCCCACTACCTGAGTCGCCCGAAAGAGGCGCTGTGGTTCGGCGCCGCTGCCGTTCGCGCCGCTGACCAGTCGGGTTCACCGAGCACCGCGGCCCGTTGCGAAGCGTTGCTGGCACGTGCCTACGCGCTGCGTGGCGACGCGAGCGCGAGCGCAGAAGCGATGGTCGAGGCCGAGCGCCGGCTGCACCGCGCGCGTCCAGGTGATGAGCCGGATTGGATACGGTTCTTCACCGAACGACAGTTGTCGGCTGAGTTCATGTACGTCGCGCACGATGGGCAGCGCCCTCGGGATGTCCAGCGGCACGCACCGATGGTGCTGGCAGATGCGGTAGGGATGGAGCGACGTCACGTACTGGCAGCTGCGACGCTGGCAGCGTCCTATGTGCCTGATCCCGCCGCCGCTGCACCCGATCGAACCATAGAAGTCGAGCAAGCCTGTCAGGTGCTCCGTGACGCGATGAAGGCTGCACGGGGATTGACCAGCGCACGCGGAATCGAGGCGATCAACATCGTTCGTCGGCGGCTGGCACCGTACGCTGACATGGCTGTGGTGCAGCAGGTCGAGAACGAATTTCAGTCAACGGTCGCATTGGTGGGATAG
- a CDS encoding YiiD C-terminal domain-containing protein produces MTTREITGFAAAYPELDCAAVDYEYLRAVSQEMVPFGRHVGTVITEIGPERGVVEIPAVGAVRNHMGTVHAGALFTAADIGGAAAFVGAAAARLRIVDRLVLRGGSASYRKPAIGRIRAVATVDQRELADVLAATASNRFELSGKATLLDDSDVAVAKFTFDYVCDVTIPEGDR; encoded by the coding sequence ATGACCACGCGTGAGATCACCGGTTTCGCGGCGGCCTATCCCGAACTGGATTGCGCCGCCGTCGACTACGAATACCTGCGCGCGGTGTCGCAGGAGATGGTTCCGTTCGGCCGCCACGTCGGCACGGTGATCACCGAGATCGGCCCCGAACGGGGCGTCGTCGAGATCCCCGCCGTCGGTGCCGTGCGCAACCACATGGGCACCGTGCACGCTGGTGCGCTGTTCACCGCCGCCGACATCGGCGGTGCCGCCGCGTTCGTCGGCGCCGCGGCCGCTCGTCTGCGCATCGTCGACCGGTTGGTGCTGCGCGGGGGAAGCGCGTCCTATCGCAAGCCCGCGATCGGCCGCATCCGCGCGGTGGCCACCGTGGACCAGCGCGAACTCGCCGACGTGCTCGCCGCGACCGCGTCGAACCGGTTCGAGCTGTCCGGCAAGGCGACGCTGCTCGACGACAGTGACGTGGCCGTCGCCAAGTTCACTTTCGACTACGTCTGCGACGTCACCATCCCGGAGGGCGACCGATGA
- a CDS encoding FecCD family ABC transporter permease has translation MTDARRALLISAVCVVTLAVLALVAVSTGEVQMSAPTALRAAFGFGDSGEVYIVQEFRAPRLVAGLIAGAGLATAGAVLQRLFRNPLASPDVMGVTGGASLGAVLVLALGAAQTLIPFGALAGGLFAAVLLAAIGWRAGLPVTRLVLVGLAVQAGLAAAVNLVVVRFPKELAGSAMQWTAGSLYGRTWPEVQGAAIASILVLAALFLQYRTLAVLDLGDESAGTLGVGVSAARLRLLITMVTLASLAAALTGPVSFVALAVPHLVRRLAGRPTAATLAATGLMGATLLVGCDLVAQHLLPVNGLPVGVITATVGAPWLLILMLRESSPAHRRTA, from the coding sequence ATGACGGATGCGCGCCGTGCCCTGCTGATCAGTGCGGTCTGCGTGGTCACCCTGGCGGTGCTGGCGCTCGTCGCCGTCAGCACCGGCGAGGTACAGATGTCGGCTCCCACCGCGTTGCGCGCGGCCTTCGGCTTCGGCGACTCGGGCGAGGTGTACATCGTGCAGGAGTTCCGGGCTCCGCGGCTGGTCGCCGGGTTGATCGCGGGGGCGGGGCTGGCCACGGCGGGTGCCGTCCTGCAGCGCCTGTTCCGCAATCCACTGGCCTCGCCCGACGTCATGGGTGTCACGGGCGGTGCGTCCCTCGGCGCGGTGCTCGTGCTCGCGCTCGGCGCCGCACAGACACTGATTCCGTTCGGCGCGCTCGCCGGTGGATTGTTCGCCGCGGTGCTGCTGGCCGCGATCGGCTGGCGGGCCGGATTGCCGGTCACCCGGCTCGTGCTGGTCGGCCTGGCTGTGCAGGCCGGGCTGGCAGCCGCGGTCAACCTGGTGGTGGTGCGCTTCCCGAAGGAACTCGCGGGATCGGCGATGCAGTGGACCGCGGGCTCGCTCTACGGCCGCACCTGGCCGGAAGTGCAGGGCGCCGCGATCGCCTCGATCCTGGTGCTGGCGGCGCTGTTCCTGCAATACCGCACGTTGGCCGTGCTGGATCTGGGTGACGAGTCGGCGGGCACGCTCGGCGTCGGGGTCTCCGCGGCCCGGTTGCGGCTGCTGATCACCATGGTGACGCTGGCCTCGCTGGCAGCCGCGCTCACCGGCCCGGTGTCGTTCGTGGCGCTGGCGGTGCCGCACCTGGTGCGCAGACTCGCTGGACGGCCCACGGCCGCGACACTTGCCGCGACGGGTCTGATGGGCGCGACCCTGCTGGTCGGCTGTGATCTGGTGGCACAGCACCTGCTGCCCGTCAACGGACTGCCGGTCGGCGTGATCACCGCCACGGTCGGGGCGCCTTGGCTGCTCATCCTGATGCTGCGCGAGAGCAGCCCTGCCCATCGGAGGACCGCGTGA
- a CDS encoding alpha/beta hydrolase family protein has protein sequence MTTAAPHNRSEFTTLESTKVGTADGVTFTVRFLPAKKAGAPVVLILPAMAMKAKNYLPLAKELHAQGLSVAMTDLRAHGEAQPELGLHRDFGYREMLETDLPALVAAVRERFPEAPIHLFGHSLGGQLALLFTAAEPERIAGVTVIGTGTVFWWAFGARRWWEALSQIQWIGLVARWKGHWPGGVLIPAPMPGGVMRDWSMHSLTSYYRPKGSKRQYNTLLRAMSAPVLALSLSDDVLGPKSNVDFLVSRMPNARVTQWHIDENSPVEHRDHFLWVKDSPAIAARVATWIVAGELPG, from the coding sequence ATGACCACCGCGGCACCACACAATCGCTCGGAGTTCACCACGCTGGAGTCGACCAAGGTCGGCACCGCCGACGGGGTCACCTTCACCGTCCGGTTCCTGCCCGCGAAGAAGGCGGGCGCGCCGGTCGTACTGATCCTGCCCGCCATGGCGATGAAGGCGAAGAACTATCTGCCGCTCGCGAAAGAGCTGCACGCCCAAGGGCTTTCGGTCGCGATGACCGACCTGCGCGCGCACGGTGAGGCCCAGCCGGAACTGGGGCTGCACCGCGATTTCGGCTACCGCGAGATGCTGGAAACCGACCTGCCCGCGCTGGTCGCCGCGGTGCGGGAACGGTTCCCCGAGGCGCCGATCCACCTGTTCGGGCACAGCCTCGGCGGTCAGCTGGCGCTGCTGTTCACCGCGGCCGAACCCGAGCGGATCGCGGGCGTGACCGTCATCGGCACCGGCACCGTGTTCTGGTGGGCGTTCGGTGCCCGCCGCTGGTGGGAGGCGCTGAGCCAGATCCAGTGGATCGGCCTGGTCGCCCGCTGGAAGGGCCACTGGCCCGGCGGCGTGCTCATCCCGGCCCCGATGCCGGGCGGCGTCATGCGCGACTGGTCGATGCACTCGCTGACCAGCTACTACCGCCCGAAGGGCAGCAAGCGGCAGTACAACACGCTGCTGCGGGCCATGTCCGCGCCGGTGCTGGCCCTCTCGCTGTCCGACGACGTGCTCGGCCCGAAGTCCAACGTCGACTTCCTGGTCTCCCGGATGCCCAACGCGCGGGTGACCCAGTGGCACATCGACGAGAACTCGCCGGTCGAGCACCGCGACCACTTCCTCTGGGTGAAGGACTCGCCCGCGATCGCGGCCAGGGTGGCGACCTGGATCGTCGCGGGTGAGCTGCCGGGCTGA
- a CDS encoding ABC transporter ATP-binding protein, with translation MNELAAHDLRLHYGDRAVIDGLNLTLPGSAVTAIVGPNACGKSTLLRGLTRLLRPAGGIVTLDGADIHRMPARALALKLGLLPQQPITPEAITVEALVRLGRYPHQRMLRPWSAQDQEAVENALRRTGTTELRGQQVDRLSGGQRQRAWIALALAQDTDLLLLDEPTTFLDLRHQLDVLDLVSDLHTEAGRTVVMVLHDLGQAARYADHLVVLHEGRLAAAGAPAEVLDAELVRTVFEVDCQVIPDPETGTPLVVPRRRSDRAEGRAEATAGIRA, from the coding sequence GTGAACGAACTCGCCGCACACGATCTTCGTCTGCACTACGGCGATCGCGCCGTGATCGACGGGCTGAACCTGACGCTGCCCGGCAGTGCCGTCACCGCCATCGTCGGCCCCAACGCCTGCGGTAAATCCACCCTCCTGCGCGGTCTCACCCGGCTGCTGCGCCCTGCCGGTGGCATCGTCACCCTGGACGGTGCCGATATCCACCGCATGCCCGCCCGCGCACTGGCACTGAAACTGGGTCTGCTTCCCCAGCAACCGATCACGCCGGAGGCGATCACCGTCGAGGCGCTGGTCCGGCTCGGCCGCTACCCCCATCAGCGGATGCTGCGGCCGTGGTCGGCCCAGGACCAGGAGGCGGTGGAGAATGCGTTGCGCCGCACCGGAACCACCGAATTGCGCGGCCAGCAGGTCGACCGGCTCTCCGGCGGCCAGCGTCAGCGCGCCTGGATCGCCCTGGCTCTCGCCCAGGACACCGACCTGCTGCTGCTGGACGAGCCGACCACCTTCCTGGATCTGCGCCACCAACTCGACGTGCTCGACCTGGTCTCCGATCTGCACACCGAGGCGGGCCGCACCGTCGTCATGGTGCTCCACGATCTCGGGCAGGCCGCCCGCTACGCCGATCACCTGGTCGTGCTGCACGAGGGGCGGCTCGCGGCCGCGGGCGCCCCAGCCGAGGTGCTGGACGCCGAATTGGTGCGCACTGTGTTCGAGGTCGACTGCCAGGTGATACCGGATCCCGAAACCGGCACGCCCCTGGTCGTTCCGAGACGCCGTAGCGACCGAGCCGAGGGCAGAGCGGAAGCCACCGCCGGGATTCGCGCGTGA
- a CDS encoding DNA-directed RNA polymerase subunit beta: MQMGPDDTQVLPLAQADTTATRCRFYRQVCGLAVVVQPEHGGRIIVPTGSVGAITMPAQLGASVKNHMLTRTMRLGPIVSHPRSKRWSFLIRPDVPDDMRLFAELFRLNVCMSPFGAQIALPSPVCGPISFRTWVQAPRDSFRPSGLAVVESIRACTGPSAPRKA, encoded by the coding sequence ATGCAGATGGGGCCGGACGACACTCAGGTGCTGCCGCTCGCGCAGGCCGATACGACTGCGACACGCTGCCGGTTCTACCGGCAGGTCTGCGGGCTTGCGGTGGTGGTGCAGCCAGAACACGGCGGACGAATCATCGTGCCGACAGGCAGCGTCGGCGCGATCACCATGCCTGCGCAACTCGGCGCGAGCGTGAAAAACCACATGCTGACGCGGACTATGCGACTCGGCCCGATCGTCTCACACCCCCGGTCGAAGCGCTGGTCGTTTCTGATAAGGCCGGACGTGCCCGACGACATGCGACTGTTCGCGGAGCTGTTCCGGCTCAACGTCTGCATGTCGCCCTTCGGCGCGCAGATCGCATTGCCGTCGCCCGTCTGTGGGCCGATCAGTTTCCGAACCTGGGTTCAAGCACCGCGCGACTCCTTCCGCCCGTCCGGACTGGCAGTGGTCGAATCCATTCGCGCCTGCACCGGACCGTCGGCACCGCGGAAGGCGTAG
- a CDS encoding aminoglycoside phosphotransferase family protein: MSTNDTDPDRPRRTYQVTEWLIERHDFGATAPLPAIPPVRINGHTVGFWQYYPQTSRMSEPTSKDLGQLLRSLHDLPTPNIELRQWTPLESLHQALLEHGSGSAINAEERAWLLRRVDEIRKELSELDWPLGIGLIHGDAWAGNLLWDNTTEPPRVILGDWDRVSIGPREVDLIPTWHAAVRYGRDVLWVRNFIEEYGYDLSDWPGYPVLLEMRDLVQVAGPLRRAAASPEHAVRLRERISDIRAGNRTKSWSQYVPHGR; this comes from the coding sequence GTGAGCACGAACGACACCGACCCGGACCGGCCGAGACGGACCTACCAGGTCACCGAGTGGCTGATCGAGCGGCACGACTTCGGCGCGACAGCTCCACTGCCTGCCATCCCACCCGTTCGAATCAACGGGCACACGGTCGGATTCTGGCAGTACTACCCACAAACCAGCCGCATGTCCGAGCCGACATCGAAAGACCTGGGACAACTGCTGCGTTCGCTGCACGACCTACCCACGCCCAATATCGAACTACGGCAATGGACGCCGCTGGAATCGCTGCACCAGGCACTGCTGGAGCACGGCTCCGGAAGCGCTATCAATGCGGAAGAACGCGCGTGGCTGCTGAGACGCGTCGATGAGATCCGCAAAGAACTGAGCGAACTCGATTGGCCGCTGGGAATCGGACTCATCCACGGTGACGCATGGGCAGGAAACCTACTGTGGGACAACACAACCGAACCACCGCGAGTAATACTCGGCGACTGGGACCGGGTCAGCATCGGGCCGCGCGAAGTGGACCTCATACCGACATGGCACGCCGCCGTGCGTTACGGGCGGGACGTGCTATGGGTGCGTAACTTCATCGAAGAGTACGGGTACGACCTGTCGGACTGGCCCGGATACCCTGTTCTGCTGGAGATGCGCGATCTCGTTCAGGTCGCCGGGCCACTTCGTCGTGCGGCAGCATCACCAGAGCACGCAGTCCGATTGCGCGAACGAATCAGTGACATTCGGGCCGGCAACCGAACGAAATCATGGAGCCAGTACGTCCCGCATGGGAGGTAA
- a CDS encoding FecCD family ABC transporter permease, which translates to MTLTDTTRAAPVRRRIPVLFIGVAALLLCVVLSLALGARSVPLATVVDALLGGGAGRDAMVITGMRLPRTIVGLAVGAALGLAGAVVQGITRNPLAAPTTLGINAGAALAVVVAIFALGLNQPVQYVWFAFAGAAGAAAFTLTLGRRAGDLDPVRLVLGGTVLQLVLVSWTSAVLVFSERTLDEARFWLAGSIAQRDVDVLVPMLPSLVIGALVGLVIAPALNTLALGDEAAQALGMPVARIRLAGMVAVVLLAGSAVAVAGPIAFIGLAAPHLVRLVVGNDHRVLVPGCLIAGPLLLLAADILGRVIARPSEVEVGILTAFLGAPLLAVLARHRVER; encoded by the coding sequence GTGACCTTGACCGACACGACCCGCGCGGCTCCGGTTCGGCGCCGGATCCCGGTGCTTTTCATCGGGGTTGCCGCACTGCTGCTGTGTGTCGTGCTGAGCCTGGCCCTCGGCGCTCGTTCCGTGCCGCTGGCGACCGTGGTGGACGCCCTGCTCGGCGGGGGCGCGGGGCGGGACGCGATGGTGATCACCGGGATGCGGCTGCCTCGCACGATCGTCGGGCTCGCGGTGGGCGCGGCGCTGGGGCTGGCGGGGGCGGTCGTCCAGGGCATTACCCGCAATCCGCTCGCCGCGCCGACCACGCTCGGGATCAATGCGGGGGCCGCGCTCGCGGTCGTCGTCGCCATCTTCGCGCTGGGACTGAATCAGCCCGTGCAGTATGTGTGGTTCGCGTTCGCCGGTGCGGCAGGTGCGGCCGCGTTCACGCTGACGCTGGGGCGTCGAGCCGGCGATCTGGATCCGGTCCGGTTGGTGCTCGGCGGCACGGTGTTGCAGCTCGTGCTGGTCTCGTGGACGTCGGCGGTGCTGGTGTTCAGTGAGCGCACCCTCGACGAGGCGCGGTTCTGGCTGGCGGGTTCGATCGCCCAGCGCGATGTCGATGTGCTCGTCCCGATGCTGCCCTCGCTCGTGATCGGCGCGCTGGTCGGTCTGGTGATCGCGCCCGCGTTGAACACGCTCGCGCTCGGCGACGAGGCCGCGCAGGCGCTGGGGATGCCGGTGGCGCGGATCCGCCTGGCGGGGATGGTGGCGGTCGTGCTGCTCGCCGGTTCCGCGGTCGCGGTGGCCGGGCCCATCGCGTTCATCGGCCTGGCCGCGCCGCACCTGGTTCGACTCGTGGTCGGCAACGACCATCGGGTGCTGGTTCCCGGCTGCCTCATCGCGGGCCCGCTGCTGCTGTTGGCTGCCGATATCCTCGGCCGCGTCATCGCTCGGCCGTCGGAGGTGGAGGTCGGCATTCTCACCGCCTTCCTGGGGGCGCCGCTGCTCGCGGTGCTGGCTCGCCACCGGGTGGAGCGATGA
- a CDS encoding PDR/VanB family oxidoreductase: protein MTEIAVRVWRRRDEAAGVFSLDLAAIDGGELASWTAGAHIDVAVGAAGVRQYSLCGEPADRSRWRIAVLHEPDGRGGSAYLHRAAQPGSVLRVSRPRNNFELVDRPGYVFLAGGIGITPILPMLAAAEAAGARWSLFYGGRTRRHMAFADAIAERYPRANLLPQDEHGLLPLSRILDGLGDTAVYCCGPEPLLAAVEAEGERRGLPVHLERFVPRRVQFAPNETFEVRLAASGRTFQVGANQSIADVLESAGIGVVTSCREGTCGSCETAVLAGDIEHRDTVLTADERARGDTMMLCVSRARSGALVLDL, encoded by the coding sequence ATGACTGAGATAGCGGTACGAGTCTGGCGCCGCCGCGACGAGGCCGCGGGTGTGTTCTCGCTCGACCTGGCGGCCATCGACGGTGGCGAACTGGCGTCGTGGACAGCGGGTGCGCACATCGACGTCGCGGTCGGCGCGGCCGGGGTGCGGCAGTACTCGCTGTGCGGCGAGCCCGCCGACCGATCGCGCTGGCGCATCGCGGTGCTGCACGAGCCGGACGGTCGCGGTGGCTCGGCCTATCTGCACCGGGCCGCGCAGCCCGGCTCGGTGCTGCGAGTCTCGCGGCCGCGCAACAACTTCGAGCTCGTCGACCGACCGGGCTATGTATTCCTGGCCGGTGGGATCGGGATCACGCCGATCCTGCCCATGCTGGCCGCCGCGGAAGCCGCGGGTGCGCGCTGGTCGCTCTTCTACGGCGGCCGCACCCGGCGGCACATGGCCTTCGCCGACGCCATCGCCGAGCGCTACCCGCGAGCGAACCTGCTGCCGCAGGACGAGCACGGCCTGCTGCCGCTGTCGCGAATTCTCGACGGCCTCGGCGACACCGCCGTGTACTGCTGCGGGCCCGAGCCGCTGCTGGCCGCCGTCGAGGCCGAAGGGGAGCGGCGCGGTCTGCCGGTGCATCTGGAGCGCTTCGTGCCGCGGCGGGTGCAGTTCGCGCCGAACGAGACGTTCGAGGTGCGGTTGGCGGCCAGTGGGCGGACGTTCCAGGTCGGGGCGAACCAATCCATCGCCGACGTGCTGGAGTCGGCCGGGATCGGCGTCGTCACCTCATGCCGCGAAGGCACCTGCGGCAGTTGCGAAACCGCTGTTCTCGCAGGCGATATCGAGCACCGCGACACGGTGCTCACCGCCGACGAGCGGGCGCGCGGAGACACGATGATGCTGTGCGTCTCCCGGGCCAGGTCGGGTGCGCTCGTGCTCGACCTCTGA
- a CDS encoding acyl-CoA dehydrogenase family protein, with the protein MTTVAELVDKTTQFIRDQVVPVEREVVVDGRAMDDALRLELQKKAKEAGVFGPLSDPRYGGLGLDTRAQAQVLEAAGASLLGPIAVNAWAPDDGNIHLLAHVANDEQKERYLAPLAAGDVRSAIAMTEPAPGAGSDPGMLQTVAEETESGWVINGAKHFTTGAQGAAFTICVARTGDGPTMFLVDQDNPGLRVGRRMPTLDHTSAPGGHCEVTFADCAVPDSAVLGEVGQGLALAQVRLAPSRLVFCMNWLGLAVRAHRLTIEHIGTRTSFGVPIAQHGIAQGLIADNEIDIAAARGVIRTAADTIDAQGPTSSQARHDASIAKTFVSEAVWRVLDRAVQLHGGLGVCEDHLVARFLVEARAFRIYEGPSEVLRWSIARRALRTKR; encoded by the coding sequence ATGACCACTGTGGCGGAATTGGTGGACAAGACCACCCAGTTCATCCGGGACCAGGTCGTTCCGGTGGAACGCGAGGTCGTCGTCGACGGGCGAGCGATGGACGACGCGCTGCGGCTCGAGCTGCAGAAGAAGGCGAAGGAGGCAGGGGTCTTCGGCCCGCTGTCGGATCCGCGGTACGGCGGACTCGGCCTGGACACCCGCGCCCAGGCGCAGGTGCTCGAGGCCGCGGGCGCCAGCCTGCTCGGCCCCATCGCGGTCAACGCGTGGGCGCCCGACGACGGCAACATCCACCTGCTCGCGCACGTGGCGAACGACGAGCAGAAAGAGCGCTATCTCGCGCCACTGGCGGCGGGCGACGTCCGGTCCGCGATCGCGATGACCGAACCGGCACCCGGCGCCGGATCCGATCCGGGCATGCTGCAAACGGTCGCCGAGGAGACCGAGTCCGGCTGGGTCATCAACGGCGCCAAGCATTTCACCACCGGCGCACAGGGCGCGGCCTTCACCATCTGCGTGGCGCGCACCGGTGACGGGCCGACGATGTTCCTGGTCGACCAGGACAATCCCGGGTTGCGGGTGGGCCGCAGGATGCCGACGCTCGACCACACCAGCGCGCCGGGCGGCCACTGCGAGGTGACCTTCGCCGACTGCGCGGTGCCCGATTCCGCCGTGCTGGGCGAAGTCGGCCAGGGTCTGGCGCTCGCCCAGGTCCGGCTCGCGCCCTCGCGCCTGGTGTTCTGCATGAATTGGCTCGGCCTGGCCGTGCGCGCGCACCGGCTGACCATCGAGCACATCGGCACGCGCACGTCGTTCGGCGTGCCCATCGCCCAGCACGGGATAGCGCAGGGGCTGATCGCCGACAACGAGATCGACATCGCCGCGGCACGCGGCGTGATCCGCACCGCCGCGGACACCATCGACGCGCAGGGGCCGACCTCCTCGCAGGCGCGGCACGACGCGTCGATCGCCAAGACGTTCGTCTCCGAGGCGGTCTGGCGGGTGCTCGACCGGGCAGTGCAGCTGCACGGCGGACTGGGCGTCTGCGAAGACCACCTCGTTGCCCGATTCCTGGTGGAGGCCAGGGCTTTCCGCATCTACGAGGGACCGTCGGAGGTCCTGCGCTGGTCCATCGCCCGCCGCGCCCTGCGCACGAAACGCTGA